A stretch of DNA from Thiothrix subterranea:
TTTTCTCTCATCACAACAACCCCCGAATCACATCCAAAATCGCCTTACTCTCCGCATCCAACCCCGCAATCTCGTCAAGAATAGCCTGCGGTTCACGCAACGCCGCCGCTTCCTGCTTATTGGGATTCTTCACGGAAAGGTCGAAGCTGTCTTTGTCGACATCGGCAATCTTCACCGACCACGATTTTTCCGAGTCGGCAAACGTGCTTTGCAGCGCGATAAACTCCTTCAGGTCGTTGTCGTTGAGCGGGTTGGTTTTGCCCATATTACGACCGGGATCAAGCTGGTAATACCAAACCTGTTGCGTCGGCTCGCCCTTGTCAAAAAACAGCACCACATTTTTCACGCCCGATTGATATACGCCAGCGGGGCAATCCAACACGGTATGCAAATTGCAATTTTCCAGCAATTCCTGCCGCAACGCTTTGGAAGCGTTATCCGAATTCGACAGGGTAGTGTTTTTAAGAACTATCGCAGCTCGACCCTTCGCTTTGAGGTATTTGATGAAATGTTGCAGGAACAAAAACGCGGTTTCGCCGGTTTTGATCGGGAAATTCTGCTGGATTTCAGGGCGTTCTTTGCCACCATTAGGTACAGCAGAAAGGATGACGTGATAGCGGTCTTTTTCCTGCACATCCGCCAGATTTTCCGCCAGCGTATTGGCGTGGATAATGTTCGGCGCATCCACCCCATGCAAAATCAGGTTCATAACCGCAATCACATACGCAAGGCTCTTCTTTTCCTTGCCGTACAGCGTGCGCGTTTCCAACGCATCGAGTTCATCGGTTTTGAGCGGGCGGCTAGAACCATCCGGCGCGTAACGCAAATAGTTGAACGCCTCGCACAAAAACCCCGCCGAACCACACGCGCCGTCATACACACGTTCACCAATGCGCGGCTGCACCACCTGAATCATCACCCGAATCAGCGGACGCGGGGTGTAATATTCGCCGCCATTGCGCCCCGCATTGCCCATGTTCTTGATCTTGGATTCATACAACGCGGAAAGCTCGTGCTTTTCCGCCTGCGAACCAAACGTGAGTTGATCCACCAACTCCAGCGCATCGCGCAAGGAATAACCGCTGGCAAACTTGTTCTTGATCTCGCTGAAAATCTCGCCGATTTTGTACTCAATCGTCTCCGGCGACGACGCGGATTCCTTGAAGCTCTGCAAATACGGAAACAGCTTGTTATCCACGAAGCGGATCAGGTCAGGCCCCGTTTTGGCATTATCACGGTCAGGTTTACCGTCTTTTTTGGGCGCTGCCCACGTCGACCAGCGATATTCCGCATCAATGATGTATTCGTAAGGAATGTCGCCAAGCTCGGCTTCCTGCTCGTATTCCTGTTCCAAATCATCGAGGTATTTTAAAAACAGAATCCACGACGATTGTTCGGTGTAATCGAGTTCCGAGGAGCAACCCGCCTCTTTCCACAATACGTCATCGAGATTTTTAAAGGTTTGTTCAAACATGCGTGGGGCTTTGTCAGCAGTAGGGGCTGCCATGATAACTGAAAATTTACCAAGGTTTCCTACTCCTAACAGCGGATATTAATTTTCTGTTGGAAATACGCTACAGTAGTACCCACACAACAAGATTATCCAAGGTCAGATTATTTCCGTGAACACTGCTACAGCCTCTTACTCAGCGTTGCTCCAGCAACTCAAAGACATTTTGCCGGAGGATGCGATTCTCACCGCGAAGGAGGATCTGCACCCCTATGAGTGTGACGGCATGAGCGCTTATCGGCGTCTGCCCCTCGCTGTGGTCTTGCCTACCACCACCGAACAAGTGCAATTGATCCTCAAAACCTGTTCACGTTTGAAAGTGCCGGTGGTGGCACGCGGTGCGGGTACTGGGCTTTCTGGCGGGGCGCTGCCTCACGAACAAGGCATTGTATTGAGTCTGGCGCGTTTCAAACAAATCTTGGAAATTGATACCGCCAATCTACACGCCCGTGTGCAACCGGGGGTACGCAACCTCGCGATCAGCCAAGCCGTGGATCACTTGGGGCTGTTTTACGCCCCCGACCCCTCGTCACAAATTGCCTGCTCGATTGGCGGAAATGTCGCGGAAAATTCCGGCGGAGTGCATTGCCTGAAATACGGTTTAACGGTACACAATATTCTCGAAATCAAACTCGTCACCATTGATGGCGAACTCATGACCATCGGCAATGACCGCCAAGACACCCCCGGCTACGATTTACTGGCATTGCTGACCGGTTCGGAAGGCATGTTGGGCGTGGTCGTCGAAGTATTGGTTAAACTCACCGTCAAACCCGACACGGTGCAAGTGTTAATGGCAGATTTCGCAGCGGTGAACGATGCCGGTGATGCAGTAGCCGCGATTATCAGCAAAGGCATTATCCCCGCCGGGCTGGAGATGATGGATAACCCCGCGATTCGTGCCGCCGAAGATTTCATCCACGCAGGCTACCCGATTGATGCGAACGCCATTTTGTTGTGTGAACTCGATGGCACCGAAGATGAAGTCAGCGAACAAGTCGCCCGCGTCAGTGCCATTCTCAAAAATCACCGCGCTGGCACGATTCACATTGCTAAAACCGCTGCCGAACGCGCCCGTTTGTGGGCAGGGCGCAAAGCCGCTTTCCCCGCTGTGGGGCGTATCTCCCCGGATTATTACTGCATGGATGGCACAATTCCACGTAAGCATCTAGCACACGTCTTAAACCAAATTAATGAGTTTTCGCAGCAATACGGCTTAGGGGTTGCGAATGTGTTTCACGCTGGTGACGGTAATTTACACCCACTGATTCTTTATGATGCCAATCGTGCTGGTGAATTGGAAAAAGCCGAACGTTTCGGTGCGGATATTCTGGAATTATGTGTTAAAGTCGGTGGTTCTATCACGGGCGAACATGGCGTGGGGCATGAAAAGCTGGACTCGATGTGTGTGCAATTTGGCGAAGCCGAACTCGAAGTCTTCCATGCCGTCAAACGTGCATTCGACCCTGACGAACTACTAAACCCCGGAAAAGCTGTCCCTACCTTGCACCGTTGCGCAGAACTGGGTGCAATGCACGTCCATCACGGACAGCTTTCTCACCCTGAACTGCCAAGATTTTGATTCGGGCCTGATATGATTGCTGATAACGATATAACCTCAACATTGCAAGAACAGGTCGTAGCAGGGATTGCTGCCAATCAACCGTTAACCATCATTGGTGGCGGCAGCAAAGCCTTTTACGGCAATGAAACCAACGGCATGGCGTTGCAAGTTTCCCCGCACACCGGCGTGATTGCTTACGAACCTTCGGAGTTGTGCATCACCGCCCGTGCGGGGACACGCTTGCAAGACATTGAAACCTTGCTTGCCGCCAATGGGCAGAAACTGGCGTTTGAACCGCCCTGCTTCAGTCCTGAATCCACCATTGGTGGGATGGTTGCAGCCGGTTTATCCGGCCCAGCCCGCCCTTGGGCAGGTTCGGTGCGTGACCATGTACTCGGCGTGAAGCTAATCACTGGCTACGGCAAAGTGGCAAGCTTTGGCGGGCAAGTCATGAAAAACGTCGCGGGTTACGACATTTCACGACTGATTACCGGCTCCATGGGAACACTCGGCGTCATTCTGGAAGTCTCGCTGAAAGTCATGCCGCGCCCCGTTACCGAGCTGACACTGGCGCTGGAAATGCCCAGCGAAGAAGCGTTTGAGTTAACCACCACCATGCGCCGTTCCACTTTTCCCTTGAGCGCTACCTGTTATTTTGACGGTTGCCTGTATTTGCGGCTGAGTGGCGTACCCAGCCATGTGTTTGCCTCGCACCGTAAAATTGGCGGCGAAGCCATCAATAATGCCGACGAATTCTGGTTAGCCTTGCGCAACCAAACCCACGAATTTTTCCAGCAATACGATCGCCCGCTATGGCGTTTATCATTCCCGCCCGCCACCAGCGTCATCAGCCGTTTGGAAGGCAATTCCTTGGTGGAATGGGGTGGTTCACAGCGCTGGGTATACACCAATATTCCGGTCAATCTGATCCGCAATATTGCGCACAAAGGCAGCGGTCACGCCACGGTATATCGCGGCAGTTTGCCGGGGGTTAACCCCTTCCATCCCCTGCCTGATAATTTACGCAATGTGCAACAACGCTTGAAACAGGCGATGGATCCGCACGGTATTTTCAACCCTGGTCGAATGTACAAGGACTGGTAATGCAAACCCAGATACTCTCCGCACTGCGGCACACCTCGGCTGGCAAAGTTGCCGAAGACATTTTACGCCGCTGCGTACACTGTGGCTTTTGCAATGCCACCTGCCCCACGTATCAATTGCTTGGCGATGAAAACGACGGCCCACGCGGGCGTATTTACCTCATCAAACAACTGATGGAAGGCAATCTGGAAAACACCCCAGAGAGCGGACGCAAAACGCTGCAACACCTTGACCGTTGCTTGCTGTGCCGCAGTTGCGAAACCACCTGCCCTTCTGGAGTCGAATACGGCAAATTATTGGATATTGGGCGGCATCTCGCCGAAGAGCATGTCGGGCGTGACCGCGCTGACAGCACCTTGCGCAAGCGCTTACGCACGTTTTTGCCTAAAACCAACTTGTTCAGTTTGGGCTTAACGTTGGGGCGCACCTTTAAACCCCTGTTGCCTGAAAAACTCGCCAGCAAAATTACCGCGCCACGCCCTGCGGGTGATTGGCCTAAAGCCCGCCATAATCGCTGGATTTTGGTGCTGGAAGGCTGCGTGCAACCCGCGCTTTCCCCCGACATCAATGCGGCAACCGCACGGGTACTAGACAAACTCGGCATCAGTTTAGTGGTTGCCCCCAAAGCCGGTTGCTGTGGCGCAGTCAGCCAGCACTTGGGTGCGCCAGACGATGCGTTGGAATACATGAAACGCAATATCGACGCATGGTGGCCTTACCTGTCCAAACAAGGTGGCGGTGTCGAAGCGATAGTTACCACGGCGAGTGGTTGCGGCGTGATGGTGAAAGAATACGCTCACCACCTGCGCCATGACCCGGAATACGGGATTAAAGCCGAGCGCATTTCCAACTTGTGCAAAGACATTGCCGAAATCATTGCCAAAGAAAATTACCAGCAACTCGCACCCACTCAAGCCACAAAAGTTGCATGGCATCCGCCCTGCACCTTGCAACACGGGCAAAAGATTCGCGGTGTGGTGGAAAATATCCTCACAGACTGCGGCTATGTACTCGTCCCCGTGGCGGACGAACACTTGTGTTGCGGTTCAGCGGGTACATATTCGATTTTGCAGCCGGAACTTTCCCAGCAATTGCGCCGCAATAAATTAGCCAACTTGACCGCAAACGCGCCCGAAGCGATTGTGACCGCCAATATTGGCTGCCAAACGCATTTGCAGGAAGGCAGTGATTTGCCGGTGATGCACTGGATTCATTTGCTGGATAAATCCGGCTAAGGCGTTGCGCTCAGGAAAAACGTTGCTAAGGCCAAATCAGCAGGGCGGGTGATTTTCAGATTGCGGGCATCGCCTTCCACTAGTACAGGATGCAGCCCTGCGTGTTCGAGCGCCGAGGCTTCGTCAGTCACCACAACTCCCTTTTCCCAAGCAGCCGCCAGCGCAGTGCGCAATAGCCCCACGTTTGCCATTTGCGGGGTAAGCGCATGCCATAAACCATTGCGGTCTTCGGTGTGTGAAATTCGCGTTGCATCGACTTGAGCGCGTTTCATGGTATCACGCACCGGTGTGGCGAGAATTGCGCCAGCCGTTTGATTGCCGCCGATGGCTAACAGCTTATCCAAATCAGTGCGGCTTAAGCAGGGACGAGCCGCATCATGCACCAGCACCCCTGTTTCTGGTGCAATCTGCAAAGTATCCACCAAATAATTCAAGGCATTGAGTACCGAATCTGAACGTTCACGCCCACCGGGAGCGGTATGCAACTGCGAGTACTGGTTAAGCGTGGTTGCCATGAGTTCTGCCCAAAACGGATCGCCCCTACTCACCGCCACCACAATCCCCGTAACCGCCGGATGGCTTAGAAAACAATCCAAGGTGTGTTCAATCACCGTTTTACCCAGCAGCGGCAGGTATTGTTTAGGTCGATCGGCTTGCATCCGCGCCCCGACTCCGGCAGCAGGAATAATTACCCATACCTTATTCGACATGCGGCGCAACCTTCACTTGCGGCACCGGCGCAGTAGCTGCTTCTGGGTCAGACTTTAGAATCACCTGATAAAACGTTTCGCCTTCACGCACCATGCCCAATTCGCTGCGGGCATGTTCTTCCACCGCGTCGTCGTCTTTGGATAAACCCACCACGTCCATTTGTAGCTTGCGCTTGATTTCAGCTTGTTGATCA
This window harbors:
- a CDS encoding FAD-linked oxidase C-terminal domain-containing protein, with the translated sequence MNTATASYSALLQQLKDILPEDAILTAKEDLHPYECDGMSAYRRLPLAVVLPTTTEQVQLILKTCSRLKVPVVARGAGTGLSGGALPHEQGIVLSLARFKQILEIDTANLHARVQPGVRNLAISQAVDHLGLFYAPDPSSQIACSIGGNVAENSGGVHCLKYGLTVHNILEIKLVTIDGELMTIGNDRQDTPGYDLLALLTGSEGMLGVVVEVLVKLTVKPDTVQVLMADFAAVNDAGDAVAAIISKGIIPAGLEMMDNPAIRAAEDFIHAGYPIDANAILLCELDGTEDEVSEQVARVSAILKNHRAGTIHIAKTAAERARLWAGRKAAFPAVGRISPDYYCMDGTIPRKHLAHVLNQINEFSQQYGLGVANVFHAGDGNLHPLILYDANRAGELEKAERFGADILELCVKVGGSITGEHGVGHEKLDSMCVQFGEAELEVFHAVKRAFDPDELLNPGKAVPTLHRCAELGAMHVHHGQLSHPELPRF
- the glcF gene encoding glycolate oxidase subunit GlcF, with protein sequence MQTQILSALRHTSAGKVAEDILRRCVHCGFCNATCPTYQLLGDENDGPRGRIYLIKQLMEGNLENTPESGRKTLQHLDRCLLCRSCETTCPSGVEYGKLLDIGRHLAEEHVGRDRADSTLRKRLRTFLPKTNLFSLGLTLGRTFKPLLPEKLASKITAPRPAGDWPKARHNRWILVLEGCVQPALSPDINAATARVLDKLGISLVVAPKAGCCGAVSQHLGAPDDALEYMKRNIDAWWPYLSKQGGGVEAIVTTASGCGVMVKEYAHHLRHDPEYGIKAERISNLCKDIAEIIAKENYQQLAPTQATKVAWHPPCTLQHGQKIRGVVENILTDCGYVLVPVADEHLCCGSAGTYSILQPELSQQLRRNKLANLTANAPEAIVTANIGCQTHLQEGSDLPVMHWIHLLDKSG
- a CDS encoding FtsB family cell division protein, producing MTRILSWILSLLAFVLFVRLWAGPASYPDIGRLEQKIEQQNAANDQQAEIKRKLQMDVVGLSKDDDAVEEHARSELGMVREGETFYQVILKSDPEAATAPVPQVKVAPHVE
- a CDS encoding class I SAM-dependent DNA methyltransferase, with product MAAPTADKAPRMFEQTFKNLDDVLWKEAGCSSELDYTEQSSWILFLKYLDDLEQEYEQEAELGDIPYEYIIDAEYRWSTWAAPKKDGKPDRDNAKTGPDLIRFVDNKLFPYLQSFKESASSPETIEYKIGEIFSEIKNKFASGYSLRDALELVDQLTFGSQAEKHELSALYESKIKNMGNAGRNGGEYYTPRPLIRVMIQVVQPRIGERVYDGACGSAGFLCEAFNYLRYAPDGSSRPLKTDELDALETRTLYGKEKKSLAYVIAVMNLILHGVDAPNIIHANTLAENLADVQEKDRYHVILSAVPNGGKERPEIQQNFPIKTGETAFLFLQHFIKYLKAKGRAAIVLKNTTLSNSDNASKALRQELLENCNLHTVLDCPAGVYQSGVKNVVLFFDKGEPTQQVWYYQLDPGRNMGKTNPLNDNDLKEFIALQSTFADSEKSWSVKIADVDKDSFDLSVKNPNKQEAAALREPQAILDEIAGLDAESKAILDVIRGLL
- the ispD gene encoding 2-C-methyl-D-erythritol 4-phosphate cytidylyltransferase — encoded protein: MSNKVWVIIPAAGVGARMQADRPKQYLPLLGKTVIEHTLDCFLSHPAVTGIVVAVSRGDPFWAELMATTLNQYSQLHTAPGGRERSDSVLNALNYLVDTLQIAPETGVLVHDAARPCLSRTDLDKLLAIGGNQTAGAILATPVRDTMKRAQVDATRISHTEDRNGLWHALTPQMANVGLLRTALAAAWEKGVVVTDEASALEHAGLHPVLVEGDARNLKITRPADLALATFFLSATP